A genome region from Fusarium musae strain F31 chromosome 5, whole genome shotgun sequence includes the following:
- a CDS encoding hypothetical protein (EggNog:ENOG41) — MPASGSGASLLADVYLEDCNLGFTPRWDFQPDLDKMRMTIQALFHTDNVRIKHFAEGCFNKLYEVQVNDQAPLLLRVALPVDPQNKTMSEVATIQWVSTITDLPIPKVIHYDASRDSPVTYEWILMSKLPGARMQETWRHLTLPQKTDTVRQIASFIASLFRQRFTSIGNIYPPVYASKLPRPGPIVSTCFFYGLINKSDIKRGPFRNSSEWFAARLEATKRDATATMAKWCGKGDLACAAVKEIDNAARTFGIAERLLHLIRYIFPCHAERETTVLYHDDLHGNNILVDDTGNVTGIVDWECVSIVPLWKACGIPQFLFEQPRWSEPDRRRYRQDANGEMSELYYKHLHQYETTRLRDVFLGEMERLDPRWMDIHKKTQLLRDFDFAVQFCDDVAVLKHIVKWAEAVEAQGDVPRMWELVWANALKWY; from the coding sequence ATGCCGGCCTCAGGATCCGGAGCCTCACTTCTCGCCGACGTTTACTTGGAAGACTGCAATCTCGGCTTCACCCCGCGATGGGACTTCCAGCCcgatcttgacaagatgagaATGACGATCCAAGCGCTTTTCCATACCGACAACGTCCGCATCAAACATTTTGCTGAGGGTTGCTTCAACAAACTCTACGAAGTGCAAGTCAACGATCAGGCCCCACTGTTGCTGCGCGTGGCGCTCCCCGTCGATCCGCAGAACAAGACCATGAGCGAAGTCGCGACGATCCAATGGGTCTCCACGATCACAGACCTTCCGATCCCTAAAGTCATTCATTACGATGCGTCGCGCGACTCTCCCGTCACTTACGAATGGATCTTGATGAGCAAGCTTCCAGGCGCGCGGATGCAGGAGACATGGCGGCATCTCACCCTCCCTCAGAAAACCGACACAGTCCGCCAGATCGCGTCTTTTATAGCGTCTCTTTTTCGCCAAAGGTTCACGAGCATTGGAAATATTTACCCGCCTGTATACGCAAGCAAACTACCGAGGCCTGGCCCGATCGTGTCGACTTGCTTTTTCTACggtctcatcaacaaatCCGACATTAAGCGAGGACCCTTTCGGAACAGCAGCGAGTGGTTTGCTGCACGGCTTGAGGCGACCAAGAGGGATGCGACAGCGACGATGGCAAAGTGGTGTGGAAAGGGTGACCTTGCTTGCGCTGCCGTAAAGGAGATTGATAATGCTGCTCGAACGTTTGGCATCGCCGAGAGATTGCTGCATCTGATCCGGTACATTTTTCCATGTCACGCTGAAAGAGAGACTACCGTTCTTTACCACGATGATTTACATGGGAACAACATTCTTGTCGATGATACAGGCAATGTCACAGGTATTGTCGACTGGGAGTGTGTATCCATCGTTCCCTTATGGAAAGCCTGCGGCATCCCCCAATTCCTTTTCGAACAACCCCGATGGAGCGAACCTGACCGCAGGCGATACCGCCAGGACGCGAACGGCGAAATGTCAGAACTATACTACAAGCATTTACACCAGTACGAAACCACGCGCTTGCGAGATGTCTTCTTGGGAGAAATGGAGCGGCTTGACCCGCGATGGATGGACATTCATAAAAAGACACAATTGCTCAGggactttgactttgcaGTGCAGTTTTGCGACGATGTCGCCGTTTTGAAGCATATCGTCAAGTGGGCTGAGGCCGTGGAGGCTCAAGGGGATGTTCCGAGGATGTGGGAGCTGGTATGGGCGAATGCGCTCAAGTGGTATTGA
- a CDS encoding hypothetical protein (CAZy:AA1), whose protein sequence is MVQTFNITVINSMNRNGTSIHWHGIRQNQTMDMDGVNGITQCPIAPGDSFSYIFNTTQYGTSWYHSHYSVQYADGLQGPITIHGPQSAPYDATKRPLLMTDWSHESAFRLLFPGSQFSNKTILLNGAGNVSHYGYTPTLPIPDNYELYFNKTPTDKPTRPKRYLLRLINTSFDSTLVFSIDNHWLQIVTSDFVPIEPYFNTSVLIGIGQRYNVIVEANPLGGDVNEIPDDGNFWIRTWVADACGIAPGGEGYEKTGILRYNHSDKALPSSQPWVNISKACSDETYTSLRPKIPWYIGPAANAQNGERFNVTFDPNAKNTPEFQEEYPVATFGLQRPGQNFRPLQINYSDPVMFHLDEPRDTYPPKWVVIPEDYTEKEWVYFVLTIEGISARTGAHPIHLHGHDFALLQQEENQTYDPSRLNLKLDNPPRRDVVLLPRNGFVVIAFKADNPGIWLMHCHIARHASEGLAMQVLERQGDANKLFPVGSPNMIEAERVCKVWETWMDGEKDFFEGDSGI, encoded by the exons ATGGTACAGACGTTCAACATTACCGTCATAAACAGTATGAATAGGAATGGCACAAGTATTCACTGGCACGGTATTCGTCAGAACCAGACCATGGACATGGATGGTGTCAATGGCATCACTCAGTGTCCTATTGCGCCAGGTGATAGCTTCAGCTATATCTTCAACACGACGCAGTACGGGACGTCGTGGTATCATAGCCACTACTCTGTGCAGTATGCAGATGGTCTCCAAGGCCCCATC ACAATTCATGGCCCTCAATCTGCACCTTATGATGCCACCAAGAGGCCGCTGCTCATGACAGATTGGT CTCACGAGAGCGCATTCAGACTGCTCTTCCCAGGCTCCCAATTCTCCAACAAGACCATCCTTCTCAACGGCGCAGGCAATGTCTCCCACTACGGCTACACCCCAACTCTGCCTATCCCTGATAACTATGAGTTATACTTCAACAAAACTCCAACCGACAAGCCAACTCGCCCCAAGAGATACCTGCTCCGCCTGATCAATACTTCATTTGACTCAACACTCGTCTTTTCCATTGATAACCACTGGCTTCAGATCGTCACTTCAGATTTCGTTCCCATTGAGCCGTACTTCAATACGTCGGTGTTGATAGGTATTGGACAAAGATACAACGTCATTGTTGAAGCTAATCCTCTGGGCGGTGATGTCAATGAGATTCCAGATGATGGAAACTTCTGGATAAGGACATGGGTCGCTGATGCATGCGGTATAGCCccaggaggagaaggctATGAAAAGACCGGTATCCTACGATACAACCACTCCGACAAagctcttccatcttctcaaccttgggTCAACATCAGCAAGGCTTGTTCTGATGAGACGTATACTTCGCTGAGACCCAAGATTCCGTGGTATATCGGCCCAGCGGCCAATGCTCAGAATGGCGAGAGGTTCAATGTTACTTTTGATCCAAACGCCAAGAATACGCCTGAGTTTCAGGAAGAGTACCCAGTCGCTACATTTGGTCTTCAAAGGCCTGGCCAGAACTTTAGACCCCTGCAGATTAATTACTCTGACCCTGTTATGTTTCACTTGGACGAACCGAGGGATACTTACCCGCCGAAGTGGGTGGTGATCCCGGAAGATTATACTGAGAAAGAATGG GTGTACTTTGTTCTCACGATAGAAGGAATCAGTGCGCGTACTGGCGCTCATCCG ATTCACCTTCACGGCCATGACTTCGCTCTTCTGCAACAAGAAGAGAACCAAACCTACGACCCAAGCAGGCTTAACTTGAAGCTTGATAATCCACCAAGACGTGATGTCGTTCTGCTACCCCGCAATGGCTTTGTAGTGATTGCGTTCAAGGCCGATAACCCGGGTATCTGGCTGATGCACTGTCACATTGCGCGCCATGCCTCTGAAGGGTTGGCTATGCAGGTCCTAGAGAGACAGGGAGATGCGAATAAGTTGTTCCCTGTTGGATCGCCAAATATGATTGAGGCGGAGAGGGTTTGTAAGGTTTGGGAGAcgtggatggatggggagAAGGATTTCTTTGAAGGTGACTCTGGTATTTAG
- a CDS encoding hypothetical protein (EggNog:ENOG41): MPVLNLSELNIVLGVLGGFMALYGIISVKIKQSWYLGEALPAMVFGIILGPVSAKFLDSERWGSAEPGQTEDIALGLMRVVIGVQLVIAGYSLPAKYNVTRWKELLMCLLPIMTLMWLLTTGCILATVPKLSLLAALALASCVTCTDPVLSQAVAKGPFADKYVPRHLREIISSEAGANDGFGFPFLMLAVYLMRHAYEHPEQSGAEAAHLAVRASAEVGRLGGGIGEAMKNWVVETWLYYVAMGIAYGAVVGFTSCKAIKHAMRRGWVDEESYLLFPAALGLFIIGTTGAIGTNDLVACTVAGNMLNWDGEFLAETHRRHDEVNHCIDVLLNFGGFMFIGMVLPWQSFHDPDGTGVTLPRLIALGFMVLAFRRIPAILLLYKAMPAVVKDYKEALFMGYFGPIGVGAVFYLEHMKHLFPHPEDADQEERDLLAALGPVIYFLVFFSIVVHGLSIPLLDFVYRKRGVEPIQDDAISIRRKSFTSATPVNAIAADEDNFIAFNRFSRPVDENGILPGEIPPAVLARNEFAVFSGDHLSEDDEREREEQEKRRQRRTIQYMV, encoded by the exons ATGCCagtcctcaacctcagtGAGCTCAACATCGTGTTGGGCGTCTTGG GTGGCTTCATGGCGTTGTACGGTATCATCTCTGTAAAGATCAAACAGTCATGGTACCTCGGAGAAGCTC TACCTGCTATGGTGTTTGGCATCATTCTTGGACCCGTATCAGCCAAGTTTCTCGATAGTGAGAGATGGGGTTCGGCAGAGCCTGGCCAGACTGAGGACATCGCTCTG GGCCTGATGCGAGTTGTCATTGGTGTTCAGCTTGTCATCGCTGGTTACTCGCTACCGGCAAAGTACAATGTGACTCGCTGGAAAGAGTTGCTCATGTGCCTGCTGCCAATCATGACCCTCATGTGGCTTTTGACAACAGGCTGTATTCTGGCTACCGTCCCCAAGCTTAGTCTTCTGGCTGCACTGGCCCTCGCATCATGCGTTACATGCACCGACCCGGTCCTTTCACAAGCTGTTGCCAAGGGTCCTTTTGCGGACAAGTATGTTCCTCGACATCTTCGGGAGATTATCTCGTCTGAAGCTGGAGCCAACGATGGATTCG GCTTCCCGTTCCTCATGCTCGCTGTTTACTTGATGCGGCATGCATACGAGCACCCTGAGCAAAGTGGTGCCGAAGCCGCGCATCTTGCTGTACGCGCCAGTGCGGAAGTTGGTCgtcttggtggtggcatTGGTGAAGCCATGAAGAACTGGGTCGTCGAGACTTGGCTCTACTACGTCGCCATGGGTATCGCCTACGGTGCAGTGGTTGGTTTCACCTCAtgcaaggccatcaagcacGCAATGCGTCG AGGATGGGTCGATGAAGAGTCTTACCTCCTCTTCCCCGCAGCCctcggcctcttcatcatcggcacGACGGGCGCCATCGGCACAAACGATCTCGTCGCCTGCACCGTCGCGGGTAACATGCTCAACTGGGACGGCGAATTCCTCGCCGAGACACACCGCCGTCACGATGAAGTCAACCACTGCATTGACGTGCTTCTCAACTTTGGCGGGTTCATGTTTATCGGAATGGTTCTTCCCTGGCAATCATTCCATGACCCTGACGGAACCGGTGTTACGCTGCCCAGACTCATCGCTCTTGGCTTCATGGTCCTTGCGTTCCGACGCATCCCAGCAATTCTGCTGCTGTACAAGGCTATGCCTGCTGTTGTCAAGGATTACAAGGAGGCACTCTTCATGGGTTATTTCGGGCCTATTGGTGTCGGTGCCGTTTTCTACCTTGAGCACATGAAGCACTTGTTTCCTCATCCCGAAGACGCAGACCAAGAAGAGCGCGACCTTCTCGCCGCTCTCGGTCCAGTCATCTacttcctcgtcttcttctccatcgtcgTGCACGGCCTTTCAATCCCTCTCCTCGACTTTGTCTACCGCAAGAGAGGCGTTGAGCCCATCCAAGACGACGCCATTTCCATCCGCCGCAAGTCATTCACCTCAGCGACGCCCGTCAACGCGATTGCCGCTGATGAAGACAACTTTATCGCGTTCAACCGCTTCAGCAGGCCTGTCGACGAGAATGGGATACTGCCTGGTGAGATCCCACCTGCTGTTCTGGCGAGGAATGAGTTTGCTGTGTTTTCGGGGGATCATCTAtccgaggatgatgagagggagagggaggagcaggagaagagaCGACAGAGACGGACGATTCAATACATGGTATAG
- a CDS encoding hypothetical protein (EggNog:ENOG41) — protein sequence MILNWAFASPSISRGQPLTIEVTITNNGTGPITFWNEFSPLSSDASDLSYSHFHTDTPGVLFGEGSRDDASGYRPVFSSFLTEVAPGWSVSSRIKLPSDPWLRMLKMSGTVTMEMYGSWYGIWAGTKKEVMASDVNADMGFWNDIHIPWDARVSKESQRHPSNSDTVMSLDLD from the exons ATGATTTTGAACTGGGCCTTTGCATCA CCCTCTATCTCGCGAGGTCAACCCCTCACCATCGAagtcaccatcaccaacaacggcACCGGCCCCATCACCTTCTGGAATGAATTTTCTCCCCTTAGCAGCGACGCCTCTGACCTCAGCTACTCCCACTTTCATACAGACACGCCCGGTGTTTTGTTTGGCGAGGGTTCTCGAGATGATGCCAGCGGCTACCGACCAGTCTTTTCCAGCTTCCTCACCGAGGTCGCACCTGGTTGGTCGGTGAGCTCAAGGATCAAGCTGCCCAGCGATCCGTGGCTCAGGATGCTCAAAATGTCCGGCACTGTCACGATGGAGATGTATGGAAGCTGGTATGGTATCTGGGCTGGCACTAAGAAGGAGGTCATGGCAAGCGATGTGAACGCTGACATGGGTTTCTGGAATGATATCCATATTCCGTGGGACGCCAGAGTCTCTAAGGAGTCTCAGAGGCACCCCTCAAATTCTGACACTGTCATGAGCCTTGATCTGGACTAG